Genomic DNA from Caloenas nicobarica isolate bCalNic1 chromosome 18, bCalNic1.hap1, whole genome shotgun sequence:
CCCACTCAAGCTAAAGGCTCAATTTTAAATGATATATGCTCGGGGcgggggagaaagaaagaagactgAGCTCAGACTATAGCGCAGCAAGCACAGCAGTAGCAGTAATGGAAACAAGCCTTGAAAATAATCCAGGGGATTTTAAGGAGGTAGCAAATGGGTCACGGTTTTGAATGTGCATTGATGGTTTACATTCACTTAAAGCACTATCTTCCATAACAAAAACCCAGATGTATAGAGGTcataaaaaggggaaaatgctACAGCTGACTGGTATATGTTGGACTGATGCCTTTATTCTTGGAGTTCAATACATGCTTTCAAAAAATGCCAGTTTTCCACCAAGTGTAGTTGCGCAGTTCTTACTTGGAGCTGCTTTCTTTGGCTTCACAGTCCCTCGTTTTGGAATCCACTGGCTGTATTTGGGATTCCGAGGTGTGGTTTTTCTAGAATAAACTTTCACTGGCTGAGGCATTTTTGGAGGTTctttaaagatgttttctttgtattcttGTTCCTTAGGAGCAGATGTTAAACAGATGGAGAACAGGTATGAGAAGGGAAAGACTGATAGATCACATAGTTTGGATATCAGAGTTTAAATGTCTTTGAAACTTCAGAATGAGAATTTGGACATATTGCACCGGATTCTCTAGAAGGACAGAATTTACCAAATGCGGGTCAGGGTTCAAATAAAGGTTAAATCTCACTATTTCATAACCTCAGCTCTTTTGCAGATCTTCACATTACTGCAGCAGCCTATGGACTGCTGCTGCAAAGGTCAGGGAAAGGGCCAGCGTGGCCTGCAGTAGTATGACGGGGCTTTTCAGCTCAGGTTCTTTGCTGTTCCAGTAGTAAGAAAGAGCAAAACCCCCCCCATAACATTAGAGAATCATCCTTGCACAAACCCAACTTTTAGAGTAGTTAAAAAAGACTatatgtgctggtttgactcTGAAGTTCAGGGCAGGCTATGGAAGTTGTCTCCTTGCTCACTTGGCTTTAGTTCTTTAAATCTGTGTGTCTTGAAGTTACCACTTCATGTGAAAAGCATGGTGGTTGTTGCTGATAAGAACAGTTATTATTCTTAATACATACAAGTGCTGAAACTTCTAAAATTAGTTGTCTCTTGGTTCTACCTATCTCAGGAAAAGCTGTCCTTCTGTTTACTATTTTAGTAGTATACAGTGCTGGAACTATGACACTGGAAGTCACGGAGTTTTTGTACCACATACCCAGTGTCTGGACGGATCATCTAgacaaatttaaacaaacaaaacagaaccaaCAATCACCGTAACGTATCACGTACCATTTCCTTGATGACTTTTCTGAGCTTGGAAACTCTAAGCCTCTCCCTAGCTTCATAAATTCTTAGTTCATCTTCATAAGCTTTAGCAACCAtctaggaaataaaaatacgAAGACTTTTCAGCGAAAATAATCAGTTCATATGATCACCTCACTTACTTTTTTGGCGTATGGGCCAAAGTAGCTGCTTCGACTTTAAACTCtggtttttttcaacatttgGGGGTTAAGTCTTTTCCTCAGCAGTCTACAGATGTAACAGTACATAATTACTACAGTAGGCCAGATGCCTCCATGAAGAACATTCAGTTTTAATGCTTTTAGTACAAGCATTGGCAAGAATGACCAATAGGTCTAACCTAGAAAttacctttgtttttttttgttctttcatccCTTTCTTTTTGCAACTGGCTGTGTATTTTTCCTATTTGGCCTGTTCCATTACTGCAAAGTTGATCTTCCAACTCAGAAAAGAGTTGATGCTGAGATGAGGGTGAGGATGGAGAAAGGGATCGTGGCCTGCTCGGGTACCTTAGCTGTGGTGTGTCTGTAAGGAAAGGCAATTCATTGAGTATTGAACGTgaaacaggaatgaaaaaacACCTCCAgacaaaattaaggaaaaaaagccccccaaaacccatgCAGCATAAGAGGCAAAAAGTTTAGCACAAATTAAGTCACAAAAAGCTAAAGCCTTTGCCTTTAAAATTATCCCTGCCCAAATAACAAATTTGGGGGCTTATACAATAGCAAAGGTGCCAGGAGATGTTCAAGatggcaaagcaaaaagcagcaaagacaaCTGAAGGTAGGTCAAAGTGAGAGACTGTCTATATGCCAGGGTCACAAACAGCTCCCTCTTGCAATACAGTATTGTGCATGTGGATGAGATCAAGTTATATGATAGTTTTATAGCCCGCTGTACATATAGGGTGGTTATTTACTCATtgccaccaccacacacacagcaCAATATGTCTGTGAGACACCCAGATGTACCTGCTGTGTTCAGCACAGAAGAATCTGCAGTGAAGTGTGTTGTGAACAGACCCTGAGTTTAGAATCACAGTCCAGTCAATGAGCTCGTATTCTGTCCCTTCCCCACGTTCTGTGCAGTTTTTTACTGCAGCTGCGTTTGCCTTGTATTTTTAGTGAAGGTTTACCACAGCTACTTCAGTGTTAAATGGGAACTTAATTGTAATTCTGTTACTCTTGCTCAGGTTTGGACCTAAGACAAAATATAGGTGAACTCACAATATAAAACTTCGTTCAATGTATCAGCTTTACAGGAGAAggattttctaaaatatattaatttccaTCCTAATATTAATACTTAACTGGCATAAGAATTGTTACCTCGCTCAGCTTTCCTTTGGCGATAATCCATGACGCTGTcgctgtgctgggacaggttGTCTTCATCTGTCAGCTCTTCCTCTTTAGTGTGCCCCTCCAGAGCTCTCCTTAACATCTGTGGACAGATTGGGGCAGGTGGGGGTCAGGTTCAACAGTTAATTCAAAATTTAGAGCAGTCTAAAGTCAGGTGTTAGTTGCAGATTTGCTTTTCatcaattttaaatttatattcttGTTCTCTCCACTATCATTCCTAACACAAGCGTGCTCAGATTCAACAAGGAATAGATTTCACTTACTAAATCTAGTTCGTTTAACCTGCGAGAGAGTTTTTCTGACACTTTATGAAGTTCTTGCTCAGATagcttttcctttgttgttttgtgggaaAGAGACCCTTCGAGTGAATCTGTGGTAGAAATTTCATATCtgctaaaagagaaaacagatttaatttctgttctaaAAACTTGATAAGCATTACCTCATGCAATTCCAGTTCACTTTTTGCACAAGCACATTTTTACAGTATTAAGTAGAAGCTGAGTGTGTAAATGTCTACAACtacatttaagaaaatgcctATACATCAGGAGAAACAGGAGatctttctgttaaaattaatctttcacTGGAAATTTCACTTTTCATGCAGCCAAGGAGGAACTGATCTTATTTTAGCAGGGGGCCGGGGGTGGGGAGGACATGGGTGGCCATGCATATTGAAGTGCTAGCTTGGCTcagtaccagaaaaaaaagaagaaaacccaaaaaaacccaaaaaccaaattgccttttctttctagGCAGATATTTAGATTCAGGTCTTGGAGCCTCTGTTGCTTGTTCAGCATGTAGTGAGAGTTTTTGATGTGAGGAGGAAGCAGATGTAGAAGTCCCATACACCCGAGGAACCTAGGAAAATGAGTAAATTAAGATTTTATTAAGACCATGTAAGTAGAGAGACCCTACAACAGCTTTTATAGGACAATCATCTCAAACCCtatgattttatatatatatatatatttatatttatttatataaaatagtTTTATGTCCAGGTTCCTCACTGAAGATAGTATACTTTAGAGAATTAGATGTTTAAAGAAATAGACtagcaaaaatacagaagatgaGGTCAAGCACCATCTACAGCTGTTTATCAGAGTCAGAAGAACAAGGTCTAGGTTAAGATATCTGAGTTTCCCCACATACTACCTCATTAGCCTGGGACTAATGCCAAGTAATGCAAGCAAGCTGAACCTCACTGAGCATGGACTAAGCTGCAATTCACAGCAAACTAAAAGAAAACGCTTATGTCCTTGTGCCATTTACTTACACTGGTTTAGTGCTGTTTGGTAACTTAACTGTTTGAACTGGGGTAGTTTGGGGTCGGCATGCATGTACGTGCAAATACACCAGtggaaaatgagttttaaaCAGAGACAGTGTTTTAAATAGACAATGTAGAAGTAAAGGCTGTTGAAAGTATTGGAACAAAGGAAATCCGTGAGTACCTCTTGTGGTTACAGGAGgcaaaaaagtgttttccatagCAAGGAACTCCCTACACAGGCATGTTTCTACAAGCACAGAAAGACATCTGCTAATCAATGTGTGGGTTGTGCGTTATTcaatttttgaaaagcaaaggacaatgcaaggaaatgaaataacatAGCCAGGCACTTCAGTGTTCTTTAGGAAGGGagcaaaatctgaattttattgGAGTCTGAACAACAccagaaaaccaaaattcttACTAATTTAGAGTACTGATACACTTCACAGAAAGGATATAACCGTACTCTTGTGTTTTATGGAACTTTGATTAAACCCAAGTTAACTAGTAACTGGCTGGTTATGATAAATTAGAACTCTACAGATACTGATACTTATACTTATTGGAGCAAACAACTCCCAGAAAGAACTGATGTGACTTACAAACTGTATATAGTCATAGGCTAACATAATTGGATCACTGACAAAAGCAAGTCAAAAGCAGGTTAGAAAAAAGCCCAGAGGTGCCAAAATATATCAGGAGAATttaggggaaataaaaaaatatttattgaactTCCACAAATAAGGTAAAGATGAAACATCTACCTTTGCCTCATTGTCCTCAGCATCAGTTGATACCACCTGGTCTCCCACTGCGGGAGCAGAAGACAGATAAGTGTTAGTTGACAGTATAGACTGCACTGTGCCTACTAATGGGGAAACAAGTATAAAAAGATGTGATCCATGgcctttttaattattaattcaAAGAGAACAGAATGACAAGGCAACTGTGCTTACACAGTTGTGACATTCATTTTGGTAATTTCTCGAGTTCTGAATGTTCAGTGTCATGGGAATGCCATGGAAACTCGAAAGGTAAGCAGTGTTTCCCAggcaacagagaaaataagcatTGAAAACCAGCTCCTATACCTTTTCTACAATAGTAGTTAATGGGTTTTTCCTAGAGTTGAAACTGGCTTGTTTGGTCCATGTTTCTCTGCTCAGAATAAGCTCAGCCATGGGAGTTATCTGCTAGAAGAGATTTCTGTAGTATAGACACATTGTAACTGGATTAACTAAGAGAGCAGATGAACTGGGGACACAGATTATTTCTCTCCAGCACAGTAAACAGCTTGAAAGTAacctatttttgtttctctgtaaaACAGGGGTAAAAATATAAACTCGTGGctgaactaaaataaaaaaatgcactaGTAGTTTCAAAACTATGTTTCTTGCAgtaccaataaaaataaatgcaacattTGACACCTAAGAGTTACCCTATAGGAAGTGAAATTCTCTCTCACCAGGGATTTTCCTTGATAGAGGAAGACTACCAGAAACATCTTCAGATTTTTGAGTAAGTGACTTTtcaagctgaaataaaaagcaacatgTTTTCTATAAATTCACAGGAGAGTGTTGGCAGGAAGGTCATACATTAGGTTTGCCTGCAAATGGAAATCAATGCTgattttatacataaaaatactctataattattttgtttactaTACTGTAACTGTGCAGTTATGTTGATTATAGAGATGggtatatatgtgtataaaataaatgcattccTCAAACGCATCCCTTCTTCTCTGGACACTCAGGGAAGAATGAATCCACAATTCAAAATTCTTTGAACTGAAGATAAAATCTGACACATTCAGAAGTGTTCTTCAGAGACCAACTACTCCCATTCTGCAAGTATACTAGgaggttttaaaatgaaagcagtaTTGATcgctgggggaaaaaaaaagaataaataaggTAGGCTAGGTTTTTACTTACAGGAGGGATTTTCACTCCTTGACTGTCAGCCGAAGATTCTGACTGGCTGTCTGAGCGCTGATACTCTCTCCATCCAGGATAACGAGGTCTGGCTTCCGAAGGCTGAAACGGGTGAAGCAAAGGGATGGCTTGCTGGATGGGCTCCCTGAGTTTTGTAGCACTGGCACCCACAATCTTTTCCTGAGGTTCAGTAGTATGAACAGACTCCATTGATCCTGAAGagacaaataagaaaaacttGCAGTTTATCTGTGAAAGCAGAATGTTAGTTTTGTATATTCTCCATACATCTTAGATGGAAGTATCTAAATATCTCATGTTAACTGCCATCTTTGCTGGATTGCACAGAATAGTCCTGTAACATTTTTATGCCTTACAATGTTACTTTTCCTCTGTTTACAGAGATACACAGCGCACTCCCTCTGTCTcactacttttttaaaagcaccaaGTTTTTCATGACcgcatatatgtatgtatataaatgtaCATGAATACGCTGCTGCCATAGTGCATGGGTGTAGCTTTGTGAATACACAGTAAGTAGCTAACCAGGTAGGTTAGAGATCAGAAGAATGAATACTCAccatcttccttttcctttacaaTGGCCCTTCCAGAGAAGTGTCTAAGTAAGGTTGCAATAGGCTCTGAGCTTTTAGATTCTTCCATCTCCTTGTCCTTTTCTGTTGGTAACAGTTCAGGCAACTGGAATTCTAGAAGTGGTGTTTGAAAAAGATTTAATTAAGAACCATATTGGGTATGTTCATAACTTGGTGTTCGCAATCTGTACTATCATCAAAATAGGTCTGTTAAATTCCTACTTGTAATTCTAGTCAATACAAATTTGATAATTCTTAACGTTTCTTTATGCCTCTTGTTGGAGAGATTAATAACCAATAATATGAATATTCTTATAGGAAAATGGGAAATAGGAATGGACTCCACATAAGTAGTCTGCACATTATTTGTTCCAGAGCCACCTATAGTATTTTTAAGCGGCATACACTCCTATAAGAATGAACTTACTAGTCTTTTTACAGTCTCAAGTAATGCTTCTTACACTGcaataaatgcaataaattaAAGGCTTCAGAAATCTCTTAttctacagaagaaaatcaaagaaaacctTTCTAGGGAGAACTGAATTAGAAGTCAAACAACAAACCTTTATCCAAATAACGTAGCTCGGGAGTCATGAAAATAGTGTCTGGAATACTTAAAGAAATGTACTGGAGCAAGATCAACTACGGGTACGTTTGCTTATTGCAGGTTGTGTTTTTGGGgatgtggaggttttttgtaaaataagagtttaaaacaaagtatttgcctgaaagaaataacttttaaaaaagaaaacaccaaagaaaagcCTAAAAATATTACTACAGAgtagtcttattttttttttttcacccaaactcaccttcctttcttttggaaaatgagTAAGCAGTATCTCCAAGTCTAATTAATTCACTGGTGGATTCTGATCCATCTACATCAGAAGatggaacaaaaaaatctgactgGGACCTAAGAGGAACACAAAGCTGTTAAATATTTACTCTAAAAATCTTTGTCCCTTCAGCCCACAAGATGGAGCTGCAGAAAAGCGGCAAAtccaggcagctgctgttcCACTGTAGGATGCAAGAGCCCAGCTTCTGCCAAACAAACCGACATCGATGTCATGAAGAGAAATTGAATGCAGTTTAACTAAAATACAGTAAGTTAAAACTGAGACGGGGTTTTTAACTTATTTCCATCCACATGTAATGTAAACTTAAGGGAAACAAAATGCCATCAGCATTCTCAAGAGCAAAAAAGTTCTGGATCTAATTTTAGCCTTCTTGCTGTCTGACTAAAGGAGAAAGTACCTCACATTCCATTTGACGTATGTAATCAGTATGTTTCCTATTTGCATACTATAAAAACCCTACTAGTTTCTCTACAGATACTGACTGACTATCTTCTTGTGTATGTCAATGCAAATATCTAGACTTGTTCTTACCCTTCAACTGATGAGAATATTGCAGGTTGTATAAGTTGACCAGTATTGCTTTCCGGCTGCTGTTGAGATGCAATTGGAATTTCATTATTGGATAGCACACCTGCGTCATCTGTTAAAAATCAAGAGgcaattattttcagaagaactACTTCTACCTATTAACTAATAGGTATTACTGCCAAGATCATCATAACACTAAGTGTAACAAAAAATTATAATGATGATATTGAAAATTATGACATGTAATGCCCCCCTTGGAGGGGAAACAACTTTTATGGTAAGTTTTGAAAAGTGATACAACTATTAATTTTATATACCCTGTTGCTTCAACCATAAATTacccatttcttcttcctcaaaaGAATTAAATCCTGTACTTATAACTAGAAAACTGGAGGCATTAACACCTACTGGGTGTTCATTCACAAGAATGAAGCAGAAAGATTATGTTCTCCAATTCTTGCCTTTTAACAAgtttttgggaaaaataaattatctattttattgttgtttattaaaataaggAATGTACACAGTCTGGCCACTGAAATTTCCTCCCCTCGTGGTCAGTTTCagtctttctcctcttctgcacTGTCAAGGTCATAAATAAGACAAAACCACCAAATAAATCCTTGCTACGCTGGAAACATCTTGAGTATCCCAAAATGAGGTTTCACAAAGCTTATGTATTCCAATGGATATCATTCCCTATAGCTGCTAGtgaggaaaacagcaaagaaagagtTTTTTACCTATTATGGGAGCTGTATTCCATCCCTGAACACCAAGAACTATGGTCATGAGAACCTAACAAAGCCCTCAGCAAGCCAACTTG
This window encodes:
- the CEP95 gene encoding LOW QUALITY PROTEIN: centrosomal protein of 95 kDa (The sequence of the model RefSeq protein was modified relative to this genomic sequence to represent the inferred CDS: substituted 1 base at 1 genomic stop codon), encoding MGSAEERDWVDVANDLLRSCHINQHIKRLSECGADVFVCLYESILGEKVPDFIATPRSQEDDAHNVQAVIDSLALDYLQVSLSHITGENIVKGERESIRNLLEIFDGLLEYLTEEASESSQNGDDAGVLSNNEIPIASQQQPESNTGQLIQPAIFSSVEGSQSDFFVPSSDVDGSESTSELIRLGDTAYSFSKRKEEFQLPELLPTEKDKEMEESKSSEPIATLLRHFSGRAIVKEKEDGSMESVHTTEPQEKIVGASATKLREPIQQAIPLLHPFQPSEARPRYPGWREYQRSDSQSESSADSQGVKIPPLEKSLTQKSEDVSGSLPLSRKIPVGDQVVSTDAEDNEAKVPRVYGTSTSASSSHQKLSLHAEQATEAPRPESKYLPRKKRYEISTTDSLEGSLSHKTTKEKLSEQELHKVSEKLSRRLNELDLMLRRALEGHTKEEELTDEDNLSQHSDSVMDYRQRKAERDTPQLRYPSRPRSLSPSSPSSQHQLFSELEDQLCSNGTGQIGKIHSQLQKERDERTKKNKGNFXMVAKAYEDELRIYEARERLRVSKLRKVIKEMEQEYKENIFKEPPKMPQPVKVYSRKTTPRNPKYSQWIPKRGTVKPKKAAPTKVRDDDLLFQLLEEFPHLHISHHTMNKMWRQQLAHNEQLKAASGRTRPKLQDEVQQALKKYELLVAIIKKDQAHNKRLQEFKQRICHQKWAQNKVREKRQQIARARKYYEDYRVQLRAKMMRARTREERIFKNLFEEGLEIQKQRLKDLRAYAQEKRAEQRREHQNELESMENYYKDQFSMLAEALSQECQEIQTREKAQAQMLQKTKRELRSRMEKEIQQLQAAIMQSDDDTFFQELEADRLKSRLQMASFQYSKSRFL